In Malassezia japonica chromosome 2, complete sequence, one DNA window encodes the following:
- a CDS encoding uncharacterized protein (COG:K; EggNog:ENOG503P5H4) — MDQASPTPPPPLADEALGAVMQLAQAASRHEGELGGDQGRGGDASRHGKGRSREMGDSSRPNKQVRMDNEHGQGVDQALQWPTAPPPAYGAPHDPHGAGASQPSPYGGHGLDQNGMHLGHSDAPFDPSAHGVGGPYGDVDDNTRMGPPSDGKQMTSESTGLVGARGKTGMTRALSTSRRAEQNRNAQRVFRERKNKYIADLENKAASLENALLAAEDHRRRFNDAIETIEILKRDNDTLRVALRALGGHQAVPNAPALPLDRPTAHAQGLLPYGTPGRGHQGEHDTQHPHAGGPGGPGGLHEVSDSQDPATAAAVAAAASGQTPYWLLEAVSGTGGQHGFPVPSHFQPSLGDNMGAGAPGAPGHQIQRGAPGQGGQRPEGMIDPSLEQNRLGGLENNDEQRHGVRDEGKGESVDSSGNPDNLASLSAVAAAAAAASSQKQPSS; from the coding sequence ATGGACCAAGCATCGCCGACCCCTCCTCCCCCACTTGCTGATGAGGCGCTGGGCGCCGTGATGCAGCTCGCCcaggccgcgtcgcgccacgaaggcgagctcggcggcgaccagggccgcggcggcgatgcgtCGCGTCACGGCAAGGGCCGCAGCCGCGAGATGGGCGACTCTTCGCGCCCGAACAAGCAGGTGCGCATGGACAACGAGCACGGCCAGGGCGTCGACCAGGCACTGCAGTGGCCGACCGCGCCCCCGcccgcgtacggcgcgccgcacgacccccacggcgcgggcgcgagcCAGCCGTCGCCTTACGGCGGCCATGGCCTCGACCAGAACGGCATGCACCTCGGCcacagcgacgcgccgttcGACCCGTCGGCccacggcgtcggcgggcCGTACGGCGATGTCGACGACAACACGCGCATGGGCCCCCCGTCGGACGGGAAGCAGATGACCTCGGAGTCGACCGGCCTCGTCGGGGCGCGTGGCAAAACCGGCATGACGCGTGCGCTGAgcacgagccgccgcgccgagcagaaCCGCAACGCGCAACGCGTCttccgcgagcgcaagaacAAGTACATCGCAGACCTGGAAAACAAGGCGGCATCGCTCGAAAACGCactgctcgccgccgaggaccACCGCCGGCGCTTTAACGACGCGATCGAGACGATCGAGATCCTGAAGCGCGACAACGATACACTCCGtgtggcgctgcgtgcgctcggcggacACCAGGCGGTGCCGAACGCGCCCGCCCTGCCGCTCGACCGGCCCACGGCCCACGCACAGGGCCTGCTGCCAtacggcacgccgggccGCGGCCACCAAGGCGAGCACGACACGCAGCACCCGCACGCGGGCGGCCCGGGCGGCCCGGGCGGCCTGCACGAGGTGTCGGATAGCCAGGACcccgcgacggcggctgcggtcgccgcggcagcgtcCGGCCAGACGCCATACTggctcctcgaggccgtgtCGGGCACCGGCGGCCAGCACGGCTTCCCGGTGCCGAGCCACTTCCAGCCGTCCCTGGGCGACAACatgggcgccggcgcgccgggcgcgccggggcACCAgatccagcgcggcgcgccgggtCAGGGCGGCCAGCGCCCGGAGGGCATGATCGAcccgtcgctcgagcagaaccgcctcggcggcctcgagaacaacgacgagcagcgccacggcgtgcgcgacgagggcaAGGGCGAGTCGGTGGACTCGTCCGGCAATCCCGATAATCTTGcgtcgctcagcgcggtcgccgccgctgccgcggccgcctcgtcgcagaAACAGCCGTCTTCGTAA
- the ssh4 gene encoding Protein ssh4 (EggNog:ENOG503NZ1J; TransMembrane:1 (o20-48i); COG:S) → MATLSAMGVPPPDGMEDPDLLLLLLPLVILICAIVLVAITPCVFYVVLRLRGRITLGDHEGPVNIAFEEQMESRGSSLQAQQRWAEQADDGARLGHERAVQWCTQHPPASPRDTDITMPQFLGIQEKGVSAWNFDTDYEANPGVMVSARTELQFFADSAGMAPSEGGACAMQTNLPLPKVNEVYYWEAKIFSKPASTSIAVGLATKPYPPFRFPGLCRHSVGYFSEDGFKCYNHPLHAQSYGPAFMQGDVVGVGYRPRSGAVFFTRNGRRMEEAYVGLHGCNLFPTIAANGAAEVHVNLGQAGFVLIEGNVKKWGLAPMVGTLAPPPAYGHDKGSILIQAGYEPRQDAHPTGSSSRDPTLTTDRATGELVRVPSYSDVAPPGPSPSRTSSSSAHTGIHMDTLTAPRRPAESPPPYEPQSAAALGPARHQHPTPHAPSFFTTLRGWLARWSAHRNAPADSTNPTELVGVVVE, encoded by the coding sequence ATGGCGACGCTCTCTGCGATGGGCGTGCCACCGCCCGATGGGATGGAAGATCCCGACTTGTTGCTGTTGTTGCTACCGCTGGTCATTTTGATATGTGCGATTGTGTTGGTGGCGATTACGCCGTGCGTATTCTacgtcgtgctgcgcctccgCGGCCGTATCACCCTCGGCGATCACGAGGGGCCGGTGAACATTGCGTTCGAGGAGCAGATGGAGagccgcggctcgtcgctgcaggcgcagcagcgctgGGCCGAGCAGGCTGATGACGGGGCACGGCTGGGGCACGAACGCGCGGTGCAGTGGTGCACACAGCACCCCCCGGCGTCGCCCAGAGATACGGACATCACCATGCCACAGTTCCTCGGCATCCAGGAAAAGGGCGTCAGCGCATGGAACTTTGATACAGACTACGAGGCGAATCCGGGCGTGATGGTCTCGGCACGTACCGAGCTGCAGTTCTTTGCGGATAGCGCGGGGatggcgccgagcgagggcggcgcgtgcgcgatgCAGACCAACCTCCCGCTGCCCAAGGTCAACGAAGTGTATTACTGGGAGGCCAAGATATTTTCGAAGCCGGCGTCGACATCGATCGCCGTGGGCCTCGCGACCAAGCCCTATCCGCCGTTTCGCTTCCCGGGGCTCTGCCGGCACTCGGTGGGGTACTTTTCCGAGGACGGGTTCAAGTGCTACAACCACCCGCTCCACGCCCAGTCCTACGGGCCGGCGTTTATGCAGGGCGACGTCGTGGGCGTGGGGTACAGGCCCCGCTCCGGCGCCGTGTTCTTTACACGCAacgggcggcgcatggAAGAGGCATACGTCGGCCTGCACGGCTGCAACCTCTTTCCCACGATTGCCGCCaacggcgcggccgaggtgcacgTGAACCTCGGCCAGGCCGGCTTTGTCCTGATCGAGGGCAACGTGAAAAAGTGGGGGCTCGCGCCGAtggtcggcacgctcgccccgccgccggcgtacGGCCACGACAAGGGAAGCATCCTCATCCAGGCGGGCTACGAGCCGCGCCAGGACGCACACCCGACCGGCTCCTCGAGCCGCGACCCGACGCTCACGACGGACCGCGCGACAGgcgagctggtgcgcgTCCCGTCGTACTCGGACGTCGCCCCGCCGGGGCCCAGCCCCAGCCGCACGTCTAGCAGCTCGGCACACACCGGGATCCACATGGACACGctcaccgcgccgcggcgcccggccgAGAGCCCGCCGCCGTACGAGCCgcagagcgccgccgcgctgggcccggcgcgccaccAGCACCCGACGCCCCACGCCCCTTCCTTCTTCACTACCCTCCGCGGCTGGCTCGCACGCTGGAGCGCGCACCGCAACGCTCCGGCCGACTCCACGAACCCCACCGAGCTGGTGGGAGTCGTGGTCGAATAG
- a CDS encoding uncharacterized protein (EggNog:ENOG503P7XJ) has protein sequence MLRRCSEAVRAAGVRRVPGRGAAPGTLARAYSKKQDTPTQSPWEELFASPDVGETPDITPAEAPRLPRSVLHARERPMRRSARHEYDTSSLTHAESQQFRRIFQLLEEEMGQAPDERPPPDDGLEVFATRNALAPRKVTARGGGVGTRFEAAQEGAAAAVAPDVMERGVDAIWEALQAQRDAGAAWQWAEAEVWGTRGTPATYGVATPFFAPALHMLVLTLRDRLHAPHAALAVVPKTRTLGTAAYVLGCTSSLYAEVIRTQWLCLGDIYAVLETVREARQAGVLADPSGAPDPSKREDALLRDHIDRVRNEARLRVLQHAESDPALSLSEADRDVLRVVDELRRVAGHTSRYRPKPPPAERPKAPRKKAAPTQKYAPKIIPIDTKALLRSRSKPE, from the coding sequence ATGCTGCGACGCTGCTCGGAAGCGGTTCGTGCGGCaggcgtgcggcgcgtgccgggccgcggcgccgcaccaGGCACACTCGCGCGTGCCTACTCAAAGAAGCAAGATACCCCTACGCAGAGCCCATGGGAGGAGCTCTTTGCGAGccccgacgtcggcgagacgcCCGACATTACGCCGGCggaagcgccgcgtctgCCCCGCTCGGTGCTgcatgcgcgcgagcgcccgatgcgccgcagcgcgcgccacgaATACGACACTTCGTCGCTCACCCATGCCGAGTCGCAGCAGTTTCGGCGCATTTTTCAGCTACTCGAAGAGGAAATGGGGCaggcgccggacgagcgccCGCCTCCCGACGACGGTCTCGAGGTGTTTGCGACGCGCAACGCACTCGCGCCCCGAAAGGTAacggcacgcggcggcggcgtcggcacgcgcttcgaggcggcgcaagaaggcgccgctgcggccgtTGCGCCGGACGTCATGGAGCGTGGCGTCGACGCGATCTGggaggcgctccaggcgcagcgcgacgcaggcgcggcgtggcagtgggccgaggccgaggtaTGGGGCACGCGGggcacgccggcgacgtacggcgtcgcgacgccgttCTTTGCGCCCGCGCTGCACATGCTCGTGCTCACGCTCCGTGACCGGCTGCATGCGCCacatgcggcgctcgcggtggTGCCCAAGacacgcacgctcggcacggcaGCGTACGTGCTTGggtgcacctcgtcgctgtACGCCGAAGTGATCCGCACGCAGTGGCTGTGCCTCGGCGACATTTatgcggtgctcgagacggtgcgcgaggcgcggcaggccggcgtgctggcGGATCCGAGCGGGGCGCCCGACCCCTCGAAGCgcgaggacgcgctgctgcgcgatcACATCGACCGCGTGCGCAACGAGGCGCGGCTGCGTGTTttgcagcacgccgagtcGGACCCCGCGCTGTcgctgagcgaggcggaccgcgacgtgctgcgtgtcgtcgacgagctgcggcgcgtcgccgggcACACGTCGCGCTACCGCCCCAAGCCCCCccccgccgagcgccccAAGGCGCCCCGCAAAAAGGCCGCGCCCACGCAAAAGTACGCGCCGAAAATCATCCCGATCGATACCAaagcgctgctgcgctcgcgctccaagCCAGAATAG
- the PRP5 gene encoding RNA helicase (EggNog:ENOG503NV3J; COG:A), with translation MSGNVGQGAQRSLTEAEEKQRAKRQRLEAWRREQAAKKRAAEAGGGSAPKKARPEPPTRTLGLRAPAAQAAPKLPARAFSALDEEEENVKPKRQLHHVLDDAPAAAEDEGEEDPLDAYMSSVQTEVQRVEHDKPSTEVRELVSEDEEEQPAAAAASRPTGDSLDAMSAEDLLSFTAKRSKQHVIPQVDHSKMDYEPFRKSFYHEPEEVARLSEPEADRMRMELDAISVRGKDCPKPITKWSHCGLPVSCLDVIKELNYESPTPIQSQAMPIIMSGRDMVGIAKTGSGKTIAFLLPLFRHVKDQRGVESGEGPIALVLTPTRELAIQIYRDAKPFFAALGLRGACVYGGPPISEHIAEMKRSPEVVIGTPGRMIDLLSANSGRVTNVSRVTYLVLDEADRMLDLGFEPQVMKIIDNVRPDRQAVLFSATFPKQIESLARKMLRHLPIEVTVGGKSIVAPEITQIVEVRNEDTKFRRLLEILGQMYNNDEDARTLIFVERQDAADELLRDLLRRGYPTMSLHGGKDQADRDTTISDFKAGIVPILTATSVAARGLDVKQLKLVVNYDVPSHMEDYVHRAGRTGRAGNTGTCITFITPEQDRFAKDILAALKASKAPVPDELEELAVQFKQKRARGVAKSQPSGFGGRGLARLDTERKEVLMLEQTAYNDASASREIAMARASEAGGRSDMNIEVRTGAVPEAVRENRVPHSYDFSDESQANLARLAAARAGGANTGRLREMIARINAESNARREGTQAALNEALEHARRARDPDATHFHAVVPINDFPQRARWSVTNKETMAMLIESSGASITSKGAFYDRGREPKPGEPPKLSLLIESNDQSRIEQAVRDIKRLLLEGAQAALENNEARQFTSGRYSVV, from the coding sequence CGTCTAGAGGCGTGGCGCCGCGAGCAGGCTGCGAAaaagcgcgccgccgaagcgGGCGGGGGGAGCGCCCCGAAAAAAGCGCGGCCGGAGCcaccgacgcgcacgctcgggctgcgtgcgccggcggcgcaggccgcgccgaagcTGCCTGCGCGTGCCTTTTccgcgctggacgaggaggaggagaaCGTCAAGCCGAAGCGGCAGCTGCACCATGTGCTCGAtgacgcgccggccgcggccgaggacgagggcgaAGAGGACCCCCTGGACGCGTACATGAGCTCGGTGCAgaccgaggtgcagcgcgtggaGCACGACAAGCCGTCTACCGAGGTGCGTGAACTGGTgtccgaggacgaggaggagcagccggcggctgcggcggcgtcgcgcccgacgggcgactcgctcgacgcgatgAGCGCCGAGGACCTCTTGTCGTTCACGGCGAAGCGGTCGAAGCAGCACGTTATTCCCCAGGTCGACCATTCCAAGATGGACTACGAGCCGTTCCGCAAATCGTTCTACCACGAGCCCGAAGAGGTGGCGCGCCTGagcgagcccgaggcggaccGGATGCGGatggagctcgacgcgatcTCGGTGCGTGGCAAAGACTGCCCCAAGCCCATTACCAAGTGGTCGCACTGCGGACTGCCTGTGAGTTGTTTGGATGTGATTAAAGAGCTCAACTACgagtcgccgacgccgatccAGAGCCAGGCGATGCCGATTATCATGTCCGGACGCGACATGGTCGGCATTGCCAAGACGGGCTCGGGCAAGACGATTGCGTTCCTCTTGCCGCTCTTTCGGCACGTCAAGgaccagcgcggcgtcgagtcGGGCGAGGGGCCGattgcgctcgtgctcacgcccacgcgcgagctcgcgatCCAAATCTACCGCGACGCGAAGCCGTTttttgcggcgcttggcctgcgcggcgcgtgcgtgtATGGCGGCCCGCCGATTTCCGAGCACATTGCCGAGATGAAGCGCAGCCCCGAGGTGGTGATTGGCACGCCGGGGCGCATGATCGACCTGCTCAGCGCCAACAGCGGGCGCGTGACGAATGTGAGCCGCGTCACTTACCTTGTGCTCGACGAAGCGGACCGCATGCTGGACCTCGGCTTTGAGCCGCAGGTGATGAAGATTATTGACAATGTACGTCCCGACCGCCAGGCGGTGCTCTTTTCCGCAACGTTCCCAAAGCAGATCGAGAGCCTTGCGCGCAAGATGCTGCGCCACCTCCCCATCGAGGTCACGGTCGGGGGCAAGAGCATCGTTGCGCCCGAGATCACGCAGatcgtcgaggtgcgcaacGAAGATACCAAGTtccgccgcctcctcgagatCCTCGGGCAGATGTACAATAACGATGAAGACGCCCGCACGCTCATCtttgtcgagcgccaggacgcggcggacgagctgctgcgcgacctgctccGCAGAGGATACCCGACCATGTCGCTGCACGGCGGAAAAGACCAGGCGGATCGCGACACGACCATCTCCGACTTCAAGGCGGGCATTGTGCCGATCCTCACCGCGACGtcggtcgctgcgcgcggcttGGATGTAAAGCAGCTCAAGCTCGTGGTCAACTATGACGTGCCGAGCCATATGGAGGACTATGTACACCGCGCGgggcgcaccggccgcgccggcaaTACCGGAACGTGCATCACGTTTATCACCCCGGAGCAGGACCGCTTCGCGAAGGATATCCTCGCGGCACTCAAGGCGAGCAAGGCGCCGGTCccggacgagctcgaggagctcgccgtGCAGTTCAAGCAGaagcgcgcacgcggcgtcgccAAGAGCCAGCCGTCGGGCTttggcggccgcggccttgcgcgcctcgacacggagcgcaaagaggtGCTGATGCTCGAACAGACCGCCTACAacgacgcgagcgcctcgcgcgagatTGCCATGGCAcgcgcgagcgaggcgggcggCCGCTCCGATATGAACAtcgaggtgcgcaccggcgccgtgccggaAGCCGTGCGCGAGAACCGCGTCCCGCACTCGTACGACTTCTCGGACGAGAGCCAGGCAAACCTcgcacgcctcgccgccgcacgcgcgggcggcgcgaaCACCGGCCGCTTGCGCGAGATGATCGCGCGCATCAACGCAGAGTCAaacgcgcgccgcgagggcACACAGGCCGCGCtgaacgaggcgctcgagcacgcgcgccgcgctcgcgacccCGACGCGACGCACTTCCACGCGGTCGTCCCGATCAACGACTtcccgcagcgcgcgcgctggagcgTGACCAACAAGGAGACGATGGCGATGCTCATCGAGTCGTCCGGCGCGTCCATCACCAGCAAGGGCGCCTTTTAcgaccgcggccgcgagcccaagcccggcgagccgccgaaACTCTCGCTGCTCATCGAGAGCAACGACCagtcgcgcatcgagcaggCCGTACGCGACATCAAGCGCCTCTTGCTCGAGGGCGCAcaggctgcgctcgagaacAACGAGGCACGCCAGTTTACAAGCGGGCGCTACTCGGTAGTATAA
- the KTI12 gene encoding kti12, chromatin associated (COG:F; EggNog:ENOG503NVJV; BUSCO:EOG09263L9T): MALLIVAGLPCSGRSTRVAETQAYFETHLAEVPSLARVTVVTDEDVHVDKSVYEAQKTEGRARAAYLSAVRRALSPSTIVIADGGAGMNIKGYRYELWCAARELGIRCATMHVACPPDLARAWNAARIERGAPDAYTETCFDELVARFEEPTPASRWHRPLFVVTATGAPDAVDAAPIPLADLWHAVTQSEVQAPKAVTLQRHTTANNSMELLDTVTHKVLGALQEQRAQAAQGPVTLAVPGVAPVAFSLPPGRGVPTPARLQTLRRQFVRVYASKAELQGLAMTEHHVATLFAGWLQESLAL, encoded by the exons ATGGCGCTGCTGATCGTCGCGGGCCTGCCATGCTCtgggcgctcgacgcgcgtcgcagaGACGCAGGCGTACTTTGAGACgcaccttgccgaggtgcCGAGCCTTGCGCGCGTCACTGTGGTGacggacgaggacgtgcACGTCGACAAGAGCGTGTACGAAG CGCAAAAAACCGAGggacgtgcgcgtgcggcgtACCTGAgtgcggtgcggcgcgcgctttCGCCCAGCACGATCGTCATTGCGGACGGGGGCGCGGGTATGAATATTAAAGGGTACCGCTACGAGCTgtggtgcgcggcgcgcgagctcggcatccGGTGTGCAACG ATGCACGTCGCGTGCCCCCCCGACCTCGCCAGAGCGTGGAATGCGGCGCGGATTgagcgtggcgcgccggacgcaTACACCGAGACATG tttcgacgagctcgtTGCGCGATTTGAGGAGCCGACACCTGCCTCGCGCTGGCACCGGCCGCTGTTTGTCGTGACGGCGACCGgtgcgcccgacgccgtAGATGCTGCGCCGATCCCCCTCGCGGACCTGTGGCACGCCGTGACCCAGAGCGAGGTCCAAGCGCCGAAAGCCGtcacgctgcagcggcaCACGACGGCGAACAACAGCATGGAGCTGCTCGATACCGTGACGCACAAAgtgcttggcgcgctccaggagcagcgtgcgcaggctGCGCAAGGGCCCGTGACCCTCGCGGTCCCCGGCGTGGCGCCCGTCGCATTCTCCCTTCCCcccgggcgcggcgtcccTACGCCCGCGCGCCTGCAGACACTGCGCCGCCAGTTTGTGCGTGTCTACGCATCGAAAGCAGAGCTGCAAGGCCTTGCCATGACGGAGCACcacgtcgcgacgctctttgCCGGCTGGCTGCAAGAGTCGCTTGCTTTATAG